From the genome of Chloroflexota bacterium, one region includes:
- a CDS encoding cyclase family protein yields the protein MRLIDVTVPLRVGMPAYPGEAAPRFHLLKSLARGDIADVSGVEMALHSGTHVDAPNHFLIGAAGVDALPLDVLVGPCRVVDVDADPHVGAADLASALGEERPERILLRTRNSRSRPACWERPAFTPDFAALAVDGARWLVARGTRLVGIDYLSVEPFGVAEPATHLVLLAAGVVIVEGLDLRAVDAGSYELLCLPLPMASRDGAPARVVLRAR from the coding sequence GTGCGCCTGATCGACGTGACCGTGCCACTCCGAGTCGGGATGCCGGCCTACCCGGGGGAGGCGGCACCCCGCTTCCACCTCCTCAAGTCCCTCGCCCGCGGCGACATCGCCGATGTGAGTGGCGTCGAGATGGCGCTCCACAGCGGCACGCACGTCGACGCGCCCAACCACTTCCTGATCGGTGCCGCGGGCGTGGACGCCCTGCCGCTCGATGTCCTCGTGGGACCCTGCCGCGTCGTCGACGTCGACGCCGACCCGCACGTCGGGGCGGCTGACCTGGCCTCCGCGCTCGGCGAGGAGCGGCCGGAGCGGATCCTTCTGCGCACCCGCAACAGTCGGTCGCGTCCCGCCTGCTGGGAGCGGCCTGCGTTCACCCCGGATTTCGCTGCGCTCGCCGTCGACGGTGCGCGCTGGCTGGTCGCGCGGGGCACCCGGCTGGTGGGCATCGACTACCTGTCGGTCGAGCCGTTCGGCGTAGCAGAGCCGGCGACGCACCTCGTCCTGCTGGCGGCGGGCGTGGTCATCGTGGAGGGCCTGGATCTCCGCGCGGTCGACGCGGGTTCGTACGAGCTTCTCTGCCTGCCGCTGCCCATGGCGAGTCGCGACGGCGCGCCCGCGCGCGTCGTGCTGCGGGCGCGTTGA
- a CDS encoding uracil-DNA glycosylase: MDALDRLLDDLARAQIGTTFNPYRDADPALDRPGAPAIRLANLAGHLRARPHPALLLVGEAAGYAGCRFSGVAFTSERSLPQERWSSLDRRGHVEHSASIVHRILAELDLEDETILWNVCPTHPVGSTPLSNRTPTRDELAAGRPFLVRLMSILQPALVVAVGRHAAQALPRLAAVRHPANGGAAAFRAGLAAVAPASNKPDRR; this comes from the coding sequence ATGGACGCTCTCGATCGCTTGCTCGACGATCTGGCCCGAGCTCAGATCGGAACGACGTTCAATCCGTATCGCGACGCCGACCCAGCCCTCGACCGACCAGGTGCGCCAGCGATCCGGCTCGCGAATCTGGCAGGTCACCTTCGAGCTCGCCCGCACCCGGCGCTCCTGCTGGTCGGGGAGGCAGCCGGATACGCGGGCTGTCGCTTCTCTGGGGTGGCCTTCACGTCCGAACGATCGCTCCCGCAGGAGCGCTGGTCGAGCCTTGATCGACGTGGCCACGTCGAGCACTCGGCGTCGATCGTCCATCGCATCCTCGCCGAGCTCGACCTCGAGGACGAGACCATCCTGTGGAACGTGTGCCCGACGCATCCCGTCGGATCGACTCCCTTGTCGAACCGGACCCCGACGAGGGACGAGCTCGCGGCCGGGCGACCCTTCCTTGTCCGCCTCATGTCGATCCTTCAGCCGGCTCTGGTCGTCGCTGTCGGTCGTCATGCTGCCCAGGCCCTACCGCGTCTCGCCGCCGTCCGCCACCCTGCGAACGGTGGTGCGGCGGCCTTTCGTGCCGGGCTCGCTGCCGTCGCACCTGCCTCGAACAAACCTGACCGTCGATGA